The following proteins are co-located in the Styela clava chromosome 15, kaStyClav1.hap1.2, whole genome shotgun sequence genome:
- the LOC120334050 gene encoding endoplasmic reticulum resident protein 29-like gives MMSLYSTVFVAILLLQTTGLQKVNGLAVAGALSLDSMTFDKVVKSFKSILIKFDNAYPHGEHQEEFRKLATLSSKTEDFIIAEVGINEYGEKENQDLANRYGIRKDNYPQYRLFKGDFDSPISHSGGTTHFEIVRFLRENGIYVGLDGCLERLDSLAEKFMSSLGGQKDTQEAVFNELQNVVENFHTAEEKEHGEMYISIVKNMIGKGRDFVQKNIDRMVSILEGDNVAKNKKEKLQKKVNILKCFSLSAATSSGIKDEL, from the exons ATGATGTCACTATATTCTACAGTTTTTGTCGCAATTCTCCTGTTACAAACCACTGGTCTTCAAAAAGTCAATGGACTAGCAGTGGCTGGTGCTTTGTCTCTGGATAGCATGACCTTTGATAAG GTTGTCAAGtctttcaaatcaattttaataaaatttgacaacgctTATCCACACGGAGAACATCAGGAAGAATTCAGAAAACTGGCAACGCTCAGCTCGAAAACTGAAGATTTCATCATTGCAGAAGTTGGAATAAATG AGTACGGTGAAAAGGAAAATCAGGACTTGGCCAATAGATATGGAATCAGGAAGGATAATTATCCTCAGTACAGACTCTTCAAAG gtGATTTTGACAGTCCTATATCACACTCCGGTGGCACAACTCACTTTGAAATTGTCAGATTTCTTCGAGAGAACGGCATCTACGTGGGTCTTGATGGATGCTTGGAAAGATTGGACTCATTGGCGGAAAAATTTATGTCATCACTAGGAGG GCAAAAAGATACTCAAGAAGCCGTTTTCAATGAACTACAAAATGTCGTAGAAAATTTCCATACAGCAGAGGAAAAAGAACATGGCGAAATGTATATTTCGATCGTTAAAAACATGATCGGAAAAGGGCGAGATTTCgtacagaaaaatattgatcGCATGGTTTCGATATTGGAGGGGGATAACGTTGCAAAAAATAAGAAAGAAAAACTACAGAAAAAAGTCAATATTCTGAAGTGTTTTTCGCTAAGTGCGGCCACTAGCTCTGGGATAAAAGACGAGTTATAG